The following proteins are co-located in the Solanum pennellii chromosome 8, SPENNV200 genome:
- the LOC107027756 gene encoding uncharacterized protein LOC107027756: MVEDGSYQQFPWGIVAFQKLMKSFQKKCKPSKKLYRLNGFPYAFNIWIYECASTINTDIVVKEGNGILRICNWQVVGLKPKFELFMETIFSKIECSNIQPTPEEIASLGLPDHNYVPPDNDDVHPEEVPGFEDLTTKPPDILLKRTSIGANVGTTPPKRKRIKVVHPHKYDLSRHSKPHKEPDQQPDHSFQSPEPQ; the protein is encoded by the exons ATGGTGGAAGATGGTAGTTACCAACAGTTTCCTTGGGGAATAGTTGCTTTTCAAAAGTTAATgaaatcttttcaaaaaaagTGCAAACCCTCCAAGAAGTTGTATCGGTTGAATGGATTTCCATATGCATTTAATATATGGATTTATGAATGTGCTTCTACGATAAATACCGATATTGTTGTCAAAGAAGGAAATGGTATACTGAGGATTTGCAACTGGCAAGTTGTTGGTTTGAAGCCCAAGTTTGAGTTGTTTATGGAAACAATTTTTTCAAAG atTGAATGTTCTAACATTCAGCCAACTCCTGAGGAAATAGCATCACTTGGGTTACCAGATCACAATTATGTACCTCCAGATAATGATGATGTGCATCCGGAGGAGGTTCCTGGTTTTGAAGACTTAACAACAAAACCTCCAGATATTCTGTTAAAGAGAACATCAATAGGTGCTAATGTAGGAACAACCCCACCAAAACGGAAGAGAATAAAGGTTGTACATCCACATAAGTATGATCTATCAAGACATTCAAAACCACATAAGGAACCAGATCAGCAACCAGATCATTCATTCCAAAGTCCAGAACCACAATAA